A stretch of Babesia bigemina genome assembly Bbig001, chromosome : III DNA encodes these proteins:
- a CDS encoding small GTP-binding protein domain containing protein, putative, with the protein MRNAIHTQATTVSWHAPQQPEDPKLVRVALVGLPNAGKSSLLNALLSSTIAAVSPKVNTTREDIKGILCADNCQIILMDCPGILESHRRRRFCAPLVDTAWRTYREADACLLVLDTVKRPDAELFRIVRLLAGAAPCDTGAVSEAGDGHVGDMDHRPSYPEAAGADDADPDGTELFDEDEPAALAGGEIAAGGHEPCERRKPVALVLNKIDLVQHKKWVKARTREMKNHGTFDDIFYTSAKHGIGVERVLHFLKAVARPGRWVYPPDMLTTMSKVQVVEQLVRTYIYCWFNKELPYQVGQKVIGWTPADNGSLIIEMELYVRNDKAAKIICGIQGRIVKQMQKNVSHRLSKMWQQPVFLYAQVKVKPAFLN; encoded by the exons ATGCGCAATGCAATACACACACAGGCAACCACCGTCAGCTGGCacgcgccgcagcagccggAGGACCCTAAGCTAGTTAGGGTGGCGCTGGTCGGCCTGCCCAACGCGGGCAAGAGCTCGCTGCTGAACGCGCTGCTCAGCAGCACCATCGCAGCGGTGTCGCCCAAGGTCAACACCACCAGGGAGGACATCAAGGGCATCCTGTGCGCAGACAACTGCCAGATCATACTCATGGACTGCCCTGGGATACTGGAGTCGCACCGCAGGAGGCGGTTTTGCGCGCCACTCGTGGACACCGCGTGGCGGACCTACCGGGAGGCCGACGCATGCCTGCTGGTGCTCGACACCGTGAAGCGGCCGGACGCGGAGCTGTTTCGGATTGTACGGCTGCTCGCGGGGGCGGCGCCGTGCGATACCGGAGCTGTGTCTGAGGCTGGTGATGGCCACGTCGGCGACATGGATCACCGCCCAAGCTACCCTGAGGCGGCCGGGGCAGATGACGCCGACCCCGACGGCACGGAACTCTTCGATGAGGACGAACCAGCGGCGTTAGCTGGAGGGGAAATCGCAGCGGGCGGACACGAACCGTGCGAACGGAGGAAGCCGGTGGCGCTGGTGCTCAACAAGATCGACCTGGTGCAGCACAAGAAGTGGGTCAAGGCCAGGACGAGGGAAATGAAGAACCACGGCACCTTCGACGACATATTCTACACCAGCGCAAAACACGGAATAGGCGTGGAACGCGTACTGCACTTCCTCAAGGCCGTGGCCAGGCCCGGACGGTGGGTGTACCCGCCGGACATGCTCACCACCATGTCCAAGGTGCAGGTGGTCGAACAGCTGGTGCGGACCTACATCTACTGCTGGTTCAACAAGGAACTGCCGTACCAGGTCGGCCAGAAGGTCATCGGATGGACGCCTGCGGACAACGGGTCGCTGATCATAGAGATG GAGCTGTACGTCAGAAACGACAAGGCCGCTAAAATCATATGCGGGATCCAGGGGCGAATCGTCAAGCAGATGCAAAAAAATGTGTCACACAGGCTTAGTAAAATGTGGCAGCAACCGGTCTTCCTCTACGCTCAGGTCAAGGTGAAGCCGGCGTTCCTGAATTAA
- a CDS encoding DNA repair helicase (rad3) family protein, putative: MAPSGEYVHIIDGIDVRFPYQPYPCQTVYMETVIKAVKNGQNALLESPTGTGKTLALMCSSLACLWHSRFKDASAFKLNSLDGSCEASLLSTISDLRSSLQGGPKGPKGKASNSLRIIYASRTHSQLKQVIREAKKSSYTKEFAAKGLTTIVLGSRDQLCIHAGRRNATGEALNNFCRKLVQGQGCVYYNGLKKYKGNSKLQFYDFIDIEDLVMLGKSQKCCPFYASREAHETADVTLLPYNYLLSPRSREAMEIKLSNSVLIIDEAHNVESVAEAAATFAVRQVDIARYLMALRRFAAAHKKAIDAQDPAAQLEGPAIDFSAMAKLAVALKNFDAFLTNLKLGTYSKDSPTSQSMGLDLWQLATIKREHAVVKGVDVLQYLMKKIGLYELRNMKIDEVIKSCISVLSTNVDDISYAYQAYYDNAKTLQEDLQALTGLMLFFQHVYSKELLACPEYFHVFVTHDTSFGAHKQQEAASASPDKSGTAGGGWKSKGLQRGGDETPGSAPAEEGPLPKIMTFECLQATPSFLRLKNDGVRSILLTSGTLSPLSDLEKNIGDDKISFEYKLSNKHVAPASHVCARVITGTAGDPQILSSAFNTRSTPAYIKALGESLLTFAKCVPAGVLVFFGSYPVMESTVKAWKRTGIYSHLEKEKTIFVEARGASSAASAIVDNKFTHGGADPTQAQLKEYNDLVSKGRGCVFIGVCRGKIAEGIDFSDDACRGVFICGVPYPNPYEDNVALKMDYLSKGAERGKGEEVMSLWYNSQAIRAVNQAVGRSLRHIKDYGAVVLADRRYALSNLRKGISGWVTRNMEISDTMASCELDLRNFFGQFAREPSTPTPRGSSVHILPRFFTSITDSLSPSKRSEDADSDLLRFKSRRICSDDGTGIASSLRSGSQVTAFANGFMTNPTVIAKTQPPAPKDAAAPPSGWDLLNSWSNGDSITLTKFRKP, translated from the coding sequence ATGGCGCCGAGCGGGGAATACGTGCACATCATCGATGGAATCGACGTGCGATTCCCGTATCAGCCCTACCCATGCCAGACGGTGTACATGGAAACGGTCATCAAGGCCGTCAAGAATGGGCAGaacgcgctgctggagtccCCCACCGGAACGGGCAAGACGCTGGCGCTGATGTGCTCTTCGCTGGCGTGCCTGTGGCACTCGAGATTCAAGGATGCCTCTGCCTTTAAGCTCAACAGCCTGGACGGGTCGTGCGAGGCCTCGCTGCTCAGCACCATCTCCGACCTCCGGAGCTCGCTGCAGGGCGGCCCCAAGGGTCCGAAGGGCAAGGCTTCGAACAGCCTGCGCATCATCTACGCCTCGCGCACGCACAGCCAGTTGAAGCAGGTGATCCGGGAGGCCAAGAAGAGCTCCTACACCAAGGAGTTCGCAGCGAAGGGGCTCACCACCATCGTGCTGGGGTCCCGCGACCAGCTGTGCATCCACGCCGGGCGGCGCAACGCCACCGGCGAGGCGCTGAACAACTTCTGCAGGAAGCTGGTGCAGGGCCAGGGGTGCGTGTACTACAACGGCCTCAAGAAGTACAAGGGCAACAGCAAGCTGCAGTTCTACGACTTCATTGACATCGAGGACCTGGTGATGCTGGGAAAATCCCAGAAGTGCTGCCCGTTTTACGCCAGCAGGGAGGCGCACGAGACCGCGGATGTCACGCTGCTGCCGTACAACTACCTGCTGTCGCCCCGGTCCCGGGAGGCCATGGAGATAAAGCTGTCGAACTCCGTGCTCATCATCGACGAGGCGCACAACGTGGAGAGCGTCGCAGAGGCGGCGGCGACCTTCGCCGTGCGGCAGGTGGACATCGCGCGTTACCTCATGGCGCTGCGGCGGTTCGCCGCGGCGCACAAGAAGGCCATCGACGCCCAGGACCCGGCGGCGCAGCTGGAGGGGCCGGCGATCGACTTCTCGGCCATGGCCAAACTGGCCGTGGCGCTCAAAAACTTCGACGCGTTCCTGACGAACCTGAAGCTCGGCACTTACTCCAAGGACAGCCCGACATCGCAGTCGATGGGGCTGGATCTGTGGCAACTGGCGACCATCAAGCGGGAGCACGCTGTGGTCAAGGGTGTCGACGTGCTGCAGTATCTGATGAAAAAGATCGGGCTGTACGAGCTGCGTAACATGAAGATCGACGAGGTGATCAAAAGCTGCATCTCGGTGCTGTCCACTAACGTCGACGACATCTCGTACGCGTACCAGGCGTACTACGACAACGCCAAGACGCTGCAGGAGGACCTGCAGGCGCTGACTGGGCTCATGCTCTTCTTCCAGCACGTGTACTCGAAGGAGCTGCTCGCGTGCCCGGAGTACTTCCACGTCTTCGTGACGCACGACACGTCGTTCGGCGCCCATAAGCAGCAGGAAGCGGCCAGCGCGTCTCCCGACAAATCCGGCACGGCTGGAGGCGGTTGGAAGAGCAAGGGGCTCCAGAGGGGCGGGGACGAGACGCCCGGCAGCGCACCTGCTGAGGAAGGCCCGCTCCCGAAGATCATGACGTTCGAGTGCCTGCAGGCAACCCCCTCCTTTCTCCGCCTCAAGAACGACGGCGTGAGGTCGATCCTGCTCACCTCGGGCACGCTGTCGCCGCTCAGTGACCTGGAGAAGAACATCGGCGATGACAAGATATCGTTCGAGTACAAGCTGTCGAACAAGCACGTCGCGCCGGCGTCGCACGTCTGCGCCAGGGTCATCACCGGCACGGCCGGTGACCCGCAGATACTCTCGTCGGCGTTCAACACGCGGTCGACGCCCGCCTACATCAAGGCGCTGGGCGAGTCGCTGCTCACGTTCGCCAAGTgcgtgccggcgggcgTCCTCGTCTTCTTCGGGTCGTACCCCGTCATGGAGTCGACCGTCAAGGCGTGGAAGCGGACTGGAATCTACTCGCACCTCGAGAAGGAAAAAACGATCTTCGTGGAGGCCAGGGGGGCGTCGAGCGCCGCCTCGGCGATAGTCGACAACAAGTTCACCCACGGCGGTGCCGACCCGACGCAGGCGCAGCTCAAGGAGTACAACGACCTCGTGTCCAAGGGCCGGGGGTGCGTGTTCATCGGAGTGTGCCGCGGCAAGATCGCGGAGGGCATCGACTTCTCGGACGACGCCTGCAGGGGCGTGTTCATCtgcggcgtgccgtacCCGAACCCCTACGAGGACAACGTGGCGCTGAAAATGGACTACCTGTCCAAGGGCGCCGAGCGCGGCAAGGGTGAGGAGGTGATGTCGCTGTGGTACAACTCGCAGGCGATTCGCGCGGTCAACCAGGCGGTCGGCAGGTCCCTGAGGCACATAAAGGACTACGGCGCCGTGGTGCTGGCCGACCGCAGGTACGCGCTGTCGAACCTCAGGAAGGGCATCAGCGGCTGGGTGACGAGGAACATGGAGATCAGCGACACCATGGCGTCGTGCGAGCTTGACCTGCGTAACTTCTTCGGGCAGTTCGCGAGGGAGCCCAGCACCCCGACGCCGCGCGGGTCCTCCGTGCACATTTTACCGCGCTTCTTCACCTCCATCACCGACTCGCTGTCGCCGTCGAAGCGCAGCGAGGACGCGGACAGCGACCTGCTCAGGTTCAAGAGCCGCCGGATATGCTCCGACGATGGGACCGGGATCGCATCGTCGCTCAGATCGGGGTCGCAGGTCACTGCCTTCGCCAACGGGTTCATGACCAACCccaccgtcatcgcaaaAACGCAGCCACCCGCCCCCAAGGACGCGGCAGCCCCGCCATCGGGCTGGGACCTGCTCAACTCATGGTCCAACGGGGACTCAATCACGCTAACAAAGTTCAGAAAGCCCTGA
- a CDS encoding Trm112p-like protein, putative, translating to MRLITHNLLMCNRPRCSGGYPLRVCASMEDGSTKVEPQELNPEFIRKMLQRMDYGVLVEAARSLGTNLPESYSDADLESEEFIALVHRCILETHVLKGTLTCPKCERVYDINNGKRAAKLVDRVQGSQICSTARVASRHGPSLGCGSDLPVAHSRLVSDSV from the exons ATGCGTCTGATAACGCACAACCTGTTGATGTG CAACAGGCCCCGCTGCAGCGGAGGCTATCCCCTGCGGGTGTGCGCCTCGATGGAAGATGGCTCCACGAAGGTGGAGCCGCAGGAGCTGAACCCCGAGTTCATCAGGAagatgctgcagcgcatggATTACGGCGTCCTGGTGGAGGCCGCACGTTCG CTCGGCACGAACCTGCCGGAGAGCTACAGCGACGCCGACCTGGAGTCTGAGGAGTTCATCGCACTGGTACACCGCTGCATCCTGGAG ACACACGTCCTCAAGGGCACGCTCACCTGCCCCAAATGCGAGCGGGTCTACGACATAAACAACGGTAAGCGAGCAGCGAAGCTTGTCGACCGCGTTCAGGGATCCCAGATATGCTCCACTGCGAGGGTGGCGAGTAGACACGGCCCGTCACTCGGTTGCGGGAGTGACCTCCCGGTCGCCCATTCTCGCCTCGTATCAGACTCAGTATAA
- a CDS encoding PRP38 family protein, putative has translation MYGQNNESDPARGHGAPNASSLESATHIPPGNPPVPVPGYPASATVPAYGAYYGYNGYAAYGNNYGVNYGNGPAAATVPPTPPVAAPLAPMAVPSTASMPPTTAAVSSAMVQPSAEDKLESVQRCHMHTKPDLNCKFCRKYKSAVHEMSRLAAQQSSQQPVDKPNQLPMTNSSTYNLNTLLLSNILNSEYYKSLSAINSYVDVMNELIQYADHAEPYCSTATRAPSTLFCCLHKLFTLRLTERQMTALVDCPKSPYPRCCGFLYLRFVLPSDQVRSLNGAVMSWPPQLWDWFEPYLMDDESFVVSAHPTRKTTIGEFCERLLVDDKYFNTVLPRLPMRFKNRHGPHLYSMAEHRRRRVRNLESIDDFAPGKSASAFISGDWVECTIQSVSDDYPTVTVSLTSGEEQTVDIGYVSLGKTGKSGSKRGRESESPEADGSGRKPGHVDRHRARDGSPGSTKSKEALLREFKRRESERALAVGKDYSKRPCSFKTSLSSKMDNKR, from the exons ATGTATGGCCAAAACAACGAATCCGACCCAGCGAGAGGGCATGGCGCGCCCAATGCGTCTTCGTTGGAATCTGCCACCCATATTCCACCGGGGAATCCGCCAGTTCCGGTGCCCGGCTACCCCGCCTCTGCGACTGTGCCTGCGTACGGCGCCTATTACGGCTACAACGGTTACGCTGCATACGGTAATA ACTACGGCGTGAACTATGGAAATGGGCCGGCCGCGGCCACGGTACCGCCTACACCTCCCGTGGCAGCGCCGTTGGCGCCCATGGCTGTGCCCTCCACCGCCTCAATGCCGCCAACTACAGCAGCTGTGTCGTCCGCTATGGTCCAACCGTCTGCTGAGGACAAGCTCGAGAGCGTTCAGCGCTGCCACATGCACA CGAAGCCAGATCTGAATTGCAAGTTCTGCCGCAAGTACAAGTCCGCCGTTCACGAGATGAGCCGCTTGGCCGCTCAGCAGAGCAGCCAGCAGCCCGTGGATAAGCCCAACCAGCTGCCGATGACCAATTCGAGCACGTACAACTTGAACACACTGCTTTTGAGCAACATTCTGAACTCGGAGTACTACAAGTCGCTATC GGCGATTAATTCCTACGTCGACGTGATGAACGAGTTGATTCAGTACGCCGACCATGCGGAGCCGTACTGCAGCACTGCGACCCGTGCGCCGTCTACCCTGTTCTGCTGCCTCCACAAGCTTTTTACGTTGAGGCTCACTGAACGCCAGATGACAGCTCTCGTTGACTGCCCCAAATCGCCCTATCCGCGTTGCTGCGGGTTTTTGTACCTGCGGTTCGTCCTTCCCTCCGACCAGGTACGCTCCCTCAACGGCGCCGTCATGTCATGGCCACCGCAGCTGTGGGACTGGTTCGAGCCGTACCTAATGGATGACGAATCGTTTGTTGTGAGTGCGCACCCAACCCGCAAAACGACGATCGGCGAATTTTGCGAGCGTCTGCTGGTGGACGACAAATACTTCAACACAG TGCTCCCGCGTTTGCCCATGCGTTTCAAGAACCGCCACGGCCCGCACTTGTACAGCATGGCCGAACACCGGCGTCGGCGCGTCAGGAACctggagtccatcgacgacTTCGCCCCTGGAAAATCGGCTTCGGCGTTCATCAG TGGTGACTGGGTGGAGTGTACCATCCAGTCGGTCTCCGACGATTACCCTACGGTGACCGTGTCGCTGACCAGCGGAGAGGAGCAAACCGTCGACATAGGATACGTATCGCTAGGCAAGACCGGAAAATCCGGCTCTAAACGTGGAAGGGAGTCGGAATCGCCCGAGGCCGATGGTAGCGGCCGGAAGCCCGGCCACGTCGACCGTCACCGCGCCCGTGACGGTTCTCCCGGCTCTACCAAGTCGAAGGAGGCGTTGCTACGCGAGTTCAAGCGGCGTGAGAGCGAGCGCGCGCTGGCAGTTGGGAAG gacTACTCCAAGCGCCCGTGCTCCttcaagacatcgctgtcgtcgaAAATGGACAACAAGCGCTGA
- a CDS encoding vacuolar protein sorting-associated protein 26 family protein, putative, translating to MVSGSIRSCDRAAMCVDNFSMFFGQPCSLEVEIDSDPGRPLVFVDPQQKTDKCPVFSDGEEISGTAVISLKPGKQFDHQGIKVELIGQSDTLYNKTGTYDFFTMSRDIEASGSVIESKSYRWKFPLVGIENETYWGVNIRMYYFVRITIVKPYGGNICKDAMFAVQNVGIPPQINNTIKMEVGIEDALHIEFEYNKSAYNMRDVILGKVYFLLVALSIKYMEVAIQRVETITLGRSVVNETQTVTTFEVMDGSPVKGECIPVRIYLTGLDLCPTYKNVQNKLTVKHYINLLIVDEDDRRYFKKQEIEFWRDRLG from the exons ATGGTAAGCGGCTCGATACGATCCTGCGACCGCGCAGCGATGTGTGTGGACAAT TTTTCCATGTTCTTCGGACAGCCGTGCTCCCTGGAGGTGGAGATAGACTCGGACCCCGGCCGCCCCTTGGTGTTCGTGGACCCGCAGCAGAAGACAGACAAATGCCCCGTCTTTTCG GATGGCGAGGAGATCAGCGGCACGGCCGTGATCAGCCTCAAGCCCGGCAAGCAGTTCGACCACCAGGGCATCAAGGTCGAGCTTATCGGCCAGAGCG ACACTCTGTACAACAAAACGGGGACGTACGATTTCTTCACGATGTCTCGTGACATTGAGGCCTCCG GCAGCGTTATAGAGAGCAAGAGCTACCGCTGGAAGTTCCCGCTCGTGGGGATTGAGAACGAGACCTACTGGGGCGTGAACATCCGCATGTACTACTTCGTGCGCATCACCATAGTCAAGCCCTACGGCGG CAACATCTGCAAGGATGCCATGTTTGCCGTGCAGAACGTGGGGATCCCCCCGCAGATCAACAACACGATCAAGATGGAGGTCGGCATCGAGGACGCGCTGCATATCGAGTTCGAGTACAACAAATCGGCCTACAACATGCGCGACGTCATCCTCGGGAAG GTATACTTTTTGCTGGTGGCGCTGAGCATCAAGTACATGGAGGTGGCCATACAGCGTGTGGAGACCATCACACTGG GCCGTTCCGTGGTGAACGAGACGCAGACTGTGACGACGTTTGAGGTGATGGACGGGTCGCCGGTGAAGGGCGAGTGCATTCCCGTCCGCATATACTTGACGGGGCTGGACCTGTGCCCCACCTACAAGAACGTCCAGAACAAACTCACCGTCAAGCACTACATCAACCTGCTGATAGTGGACGAGGACGACAGGCGCTACTTCAAGAAGCAGGAGATCGAGTTTTGGCGTGACCGCCTGGGCTGA
- a CDS encoding protein kinase domain containing protein, putative gives MAANRTNFRYSDFKCDLSGACVRFPGIGAYVRIGEKLGCGAYGDVFRGYRLDECSDATPSSNDAGYQCKKRHVGGCSPTSDSAAASAGGDAAGSGKDDGSGLVGTFSNPPETAREEGSPEPHVPDYAIKYFKEDIVHIMNEGFSSGTLRELSIMKSCNDHPNILKLVDVYVGAHPGIAATLNTQLGDMLKSSGSDLSRRKDLHFYPFKNSQVFMLALYEYCEGGDLGRAIWRAYDKGLGGYTLSEVKWYAFQLLNGLAYLHTSKIQHRDLKPNNIMLATSDRLTVLKIGDWGMGREMRNLDGTITPTACTLFYRPIEVILGPMVIPPESENFLRPSQSHRHNYGINADNWSAACIIAELATGQPLFHGNSDFQVLTRIVTTLGRPTEEEWRNCSRSEHYPFKGSLYRMQVTDRKERLRTVLQGRMDDLGLDLLLSLLEYNPHKRLSALEALSHPWFHDVDFRHLDALGVRNCMSNTLMGRFGPGAVRDLEANSGGITSSTLLSHVLFLDSDTRDQVVDAMDRDYACVAPALRQSALPVAIQYSGAARSSPL, from the exons ATGGCCGCCAATCGCACTAACTTCCGCTATTCGGATTTCAAGTGCGATCTGTCCGGTGCGTGTGTTCGCTTCCCCGGCATCGGCGCGTACGTGCGCATCGGCGAGAAACTGGGCTGTGGCGCATACGGGGACGTGTTCCGAGGCTATAGGTTGGATGAATGTAGTGATGCGACCCCTTCGAGCAACGATGCGGGTTACCAGTGTAAGAAGCGGCACGTCGGAGGCTGCTCGCCCACCTCCGACTCCGCCGCCGCGTCTGCAGGCGGTGACGCGGCCGGCAGCGGCAAGGACGACGGCAGCGGGCTCGTGGGCACCTTCAGCAACCCTCCGGAGACTGCCCGGGAGGAGGGGTCCCCCGAGCCGCATGTCCCTGACTACGCCATCAAGTACTTCAAGGAAGACATCGTGCACATAATGAACGAGGGCTTCAGCTCTGGCACTCTGCGCGAGCTCAGCATAATGAAG AGTTGCAACGACCACCCCAATATTCTGAAGCTGGTCGACGTCTATGTCG GCGCTCATCCCGGCATCGCGGCCACCCTGAACACCCAGCTGGGCGACATGCTGAAGTCGTCCGGCAGCGACCTGTCGCGCAGGAAGGACCTGCACTTCTACCCGTTCAAGAACTCCCAGGTGTTCATGCTGGCTCTGTACGAGTATTGCGAAG GTGGCGACCTGGGAAGGGCCATCTGGCGCGCCTACGACAAGGGCCTGGGCGGCTACACGCTGTCCGAGGTGAAGTGGTACGCGTTCCAGCTGCTGAACGGCCTGGCGTACCTCCACACGTCCAAG ATCCAGCACCGTGATTTGAAGCCGAACAACATCATGCTCGCAACCAGCGACCGGCTGACGGTGCTGAAGATCGGCGACTGGGGCATGGGCCGCGAGATGCGTAACCTCGACGGGACCATCACCCCCACGGCGTGCACCCTGTTCTACCGTCCCATCGAGGTCATTCTGGGCCCGATGGTGATCCCCCCCGAGAGCGAGAACTTCCTGCGCCCCTCCCAGAGCCAC CGGCACAACTACGGGATCAACGCGGACAACTGGAGCGCCGCGTGCATCATCGCCGAGCTGGCGACCGGGCAGCCCCTGTTCCACGGCAACTCGGACTTCCAGGTGCTGACCCGCATCGTGACCACGCTGGGCCGGCCCACCGAGGAGGAGTGGCGCAACTGCTCGCGGTCGGAGCACTACCCCTTCAAGGGCAGCCTCTACAGGATGCAGGTCACCGACAGGAAGGAGCGCCTGCGCACGGTGCTCCAGGGTCGCATGGACGACTTGGGCCTGGACCTCctgctgtcgctgctggagtaCAACCCGCACAAGCGTCTCAGCGCGCTGGAGGCGCTATCGCACCCGTGGTTCCACGACGTCGACTTCCGTCACCTGGACGCGTTGGGCGTGCGCAACTGCATGTCTAACACGCTCATGGGCCGGTTCGGCCCGGGAGCGGTGCGGGACCTCGAGGCCAACTCTGGCGGGATCACGTCGAGCACGCTGCTGTCGCACGTGCTTTTCCTAGATTCGGATACGCGGGATCAGGTGGTGGACGCCATGGACCGCGACTACGCGTGCGTGGCGCCGGCGCTGCGGCAGTCCGCGCTGCCTGTCGCGATCCAGTACAGCGGCGCCGCGCGGtcgtcgcccctttga
- a CDS encoding ataxin-2 N-terminal region domain containing protein, putative has product MMRNSGSGHPHGHAGNTHKGDKRASTLARVNEERLAYAISCLVGKDVVVHMNGGRIMKGTFHSCDPVPRPTKAYDIALRHARAVQNKSEDSGSGRQYVVFGTDYQYVVASGVSMGPSAKESKSANAASAPPAGEGGASNKRSGSGKFKTDTEISGSKGQRHSDKLVEWASEAPVADNQLYVLEAQRKTEWDQFESNRKDFGVESTYDESLYTTELNMDDVPQRIQDQATRLASEILGSSGEGGYSQLESYLEQDEDAVNNAVTEQIVKKALARNSREERREEKREEKREDRREDKREEKYSQGNKGKTRSSGGDGAAGGHNSRPASSSRVMSYKDIIANSSTSPSQSQKGAATQDNTPQQGGHGKGAGHERDSAQHTVRFRDAFPATVFQQTSTARSDVNRGRAANVEARGGEHGAEESRKGERGGASHPQKAEERAAAKPAVETKPASPASQTSGTIKKTFTFNPNASSFTPFSAAHIAVRLASPSRRSGSRSPMRQAQGPQKAGYPVLDVSAYTVLTWPLTDYGLEDGWQNCSDVTYRSVIGDLSQYYAAPGIVAMRPQHPMVASAGMTTVLLPQAGPVTYPAYQLGGIPVNMVPYNRQVTPKFFARQAQQPMQPIVPARRPMNGATTPSIGHAQPQVKPKL; this is encoded by the exons ATGATGCGTAATTCGGGTAGCGGTCACCCGCACGGGCATGCTGGTAACACACACAAAGGCGACAAGCGCGCGTCAACGCTTGCGCGCGTCAACGAGGAGCGTTTGGCCTACGCTATCTCGTGCCTGGTG GGCAAGGACGTTGTCGTGCACATGAACGGCGGCCGCATCATGAAGGGCACCTTCCACTCGTGTGACCCCGTGCCGCGCCCGACCAAGGCCTATGACATTGCTTTGCGCCATGCGCGTGCCGTCCAGAACAAG AGCGAAGACAGCGGTTCTGGCAGGCAGTACGTGGTCTTCGGCACGGACTACCAGTACGTGGTGGCCAGCGGCGTGTCGATGGGCCCCTCCGCCAAGGAGTCGAAGTCCGCGAACGCCGCGTCCGCTCCGCCGGCGGGCGAGGGCGGCGCTTCGAACAAGCGCTCGGGCTCCGGCAAGTTCAAGACCGACACTGAGATTTCCGGCTCCAAGGGCCAGCGCCACAGCGACAAGCTCGTGGAATGGGCGTCCGAGGCGCCCGTCGCCGACAATCAGCTGTACGTGCTGGAGGCCCAGCGCAAGACCGAGTGGGACCAGTTCGAGTCCAACCGCAAGGACTTCGGCGTGGAGAGCACCTACGACGAGAGCCTGTACACCACCGAGCTTAACATGGACGACGTGCCGCAGCGCATCCAGGACCAGGCGACGAGGCTTGCGTCGGAGATCCTGGGCAGCAGCGGCGAAGGCGGCTACTCGCAGCTGGAGAGCTAcctcgagcaggatgaggACGCCGTGAACAACGCCGTGACGGAGCAGATCGTCAAGAAGGCGCTGGCGCGCAACTCCCGTGAGGAGAGGCGAGAGGAGAAGCGCGAGGAGAAACGGGAGGACCGGCGTGAAGACAAGCGGGAGGAGAAATATTCACAGGGTAACAAGGGCAAGACCCGCTCTTCTGGTGGAGACGGCGCTGCGGGCGGCCACAACTCACGCCCCGCGTCGTCCAGTCGCGTCATGTCGTACAAGGATATCATAGCCAACAGCTCGACCTCCCCGTCTCAGTCGCAGAAGGGTGCGGCCACGCAGGACAACACCCCGCAGCAGGGCGGCCACGGGAAGGGCGCCGGTCACGAGCGTGActcagcgcagcacacggtACGTTTCCGTGACGCATTTCCCGCAACTGTCTTTCAGCAAACCTCCACCGCTCGCTCTGATGTAAATCGCGGCCGCGCGGCGAACGTCGAAGCGCGCGGCGGCGAGCATGGTGCTGAGGAGTCACGCAAGGGCGAGCGTGGCGGCGCGTCGCACCCTCAGAAAGCCGAGGAACGCGCCGCTGCCAAGCCTGCGGTTGAAACCAAACCGGCCTCCCCCGCTTCCCAGACGAGCGGGACCATCAAGAAGACGTTCACATTCAACCCGAACGCCTCCAGTTTCACCCCGTTTTCGGCTGCTCACATTGCCGTGCGCCTAGCATCCCCGTCGCGTCGCTCGGGCTCCCGCTCTCCCATGAGGCAGGCCCAGGGCCCTCAGAAG GCTGGATACCCCGTGCTGGACGTATCTGCCTACACCGTGCTGACCTGGCCGCTGACCGACTATGGGCTCGAGGACGGTTGGCAGAACTGCAGCGACGTTACGTACCGTAGCGTCATCGGCGACCTGAGCCAGTATTATGCCGCTCCCGGCATCGTAGCTATGCGTCCTCAGCACCCTATGGTCGCCTCAGCAGGCATGACCACGGTCCTGTTGCCGCAGGCCGGGCCGGTCACGTACCCCGCCTACCAGCTCGGAGGGATACCCGTCAACATGGTTCCCTACAACCGGCAGGTTACCCCCAAGTTCTTtgcgcggcaggcgcagcagccCATGCAGCCGATTGTGCCTGCACGGAGGCCAATGAACGGCGCCACGACGCCTTCCATTGGACATGCGCAGCCGCAGGTGAAGCCCAAGCTATGA